From one Synechocystis sp. PCC 6803 substr. PCC-P genomic stretch:
- a CDS encoding type II toxin-antitoxin system HicA family toxin: protein MKRKDLEKKLRQAGCCLKQEGGSHSLWINPTTGIVEAVPRHTEIKEFLAQKILKSLDAK, encoded by the coding sequence ATGAAGCGTAAGGATTTAGAGAAAAAGTTGCGGCAGGCTGGTTGTTGTTTAAAGCAAGAAGGTGGCTCCCACTCTCTTTGGATTAATCCTACAACTGGAATTGTTGAAGCTGTGCCTCGACATACAGAAATCAAGGAGTTTTTAGCTCAAAAAATCCTTAAAAGTCTAGACGCAAAGTAG
- a CDS encoding type II toxin-antitoxin system HicB family antitoxin → MKAELTAIIEAAEDGGYWAICPEIPGANGQGDTIAEAKASLKSAIQLIVEDRLEDIRRGLPEEAIEETILIP, encoded by the coding sequence ATGAAAGCTGAACTAACTGCAATTATTGAAGCCGCTGAGGATGGGGGATATTGGGCTATTTGTCCAGAAATTCCTGGAGCTAATGGTCAAGGTGACACTATAGCAGAAGCAAAAGCTAGCTTGAAAAGTGCCATACAACTTATTGTTGAAGATCGCCTGGAAGATATTCGTCGAGGTTTACCTGAAGAGGCCATTGAAGAAACGATTCTAATTCCATGA
- a CDS encoding RNA-directed DNA polymerase, with protein MTLTSESLHWAVNFLYHHSDGDFFPKVLEIDAIYNMADEFVEQVENKNLDLDSFKPGSCRRFIVPKDELAYRQATQLDPQDSIILSALIYQYGQEIENRRLTKEKVFSYRFKPDFQTGFYDNQISWNQFWQSAYALSNGFDTVLYCDIADFYNQIYHHTVENQLFASGFPNQAKKWIISLIESTTAKVSRGIPVGPHALHLIAESTMIPIDNCLVSKGINFIRFADDIIVFCKSRNHAKQLAYSIASTLDKQQRLTLQRHKTQTYNSEEFKKLCPSMIEDRPISSDEDKILRIIRKYSDGNPYIAISFNKISDEDWLSISDEIITKIIKDYLDKDQVDYIRLRWFYRRLTQIGHPGAVDISISLQEIENLSPCLANICAYFTSVQSIEKNKWIQIGERLLSLLNSDEIKSNEYLKLSLLSLFTKNKYINHFSKLTEQYASSDPFVRREILLAAKQNHAFDWLRDYKENYQLMDPWQKNAYLYAISGLPQDEKKYFINNLCTSIRPFEKILAKWVKGKNNSC; from the coding sequence ATGACTTTAACAAGCGAGTCACTTCATTGGGCAGTTAACTTTTTATATCATCATTCCGATGGTGACTTTTTTCCGAAAGTCTTGGAAATAGATGCCATTTATAATATGGCAGATGAATTTGTAGAACAGGTTGAGAATAAAAACTTAGATTTAGATAGTTTTAAACCTGGTTCTTGCCGTCGTTTTATTGTCCCTAAAGATGAATTGGCATACCGCCAAGCTACACAATTAGATCCACAAGATTCAATTATTCTTTCTGCATTAATCTATCAATATGGTCAGGAGATTGAAAATCGTAGATTAACAAAAGAAAAAGTATTTAGTTATAGATTTAAGCCAGATTTTCAAACAGGTTTTTATGATAATCAAATCTCTTGGAACCAATTCTGGCAGAGTGCATACGCGCTGAGTAATGGCTTTGATACAGTTTTATACTGTGATATTGCTGACTTTTACAATCAAATTTATCATCACACTGTAGAAAATCAATTATTTGCATCAGGTTTTCCAAATCAAGCAAAAAAATGGATAATTAGTTTAATAGAATCAACAACGGCAAAAGTATCTCGTGGAATACCTGTTGGGCCTCATGCTTTACATTTAATCGCAGAAAGTACCATGATCCCTATTGATAATTGTTTGGTTTCTAAGGGAATTAATTTCATTCGTTTTGCTGATGATATCATAGTTTTCTGTAAATCCAGAAATCATGCTAAACAGTTAGCATATTCTATTGCATCAACATTAGATAAGCAACAAAGATTAACACTTCAAAGGCATAAAACCCAAACATATAATTCTGAAGAATTTAAAAAGCTGTGTCCATCTATGATTGAAGATAGACCAATTTCCTCGGATGAAGATAAGATACTAAGAATCATAAGAAAATATTCTGATGGTAATCCTTATATTGCAATTTCTTTCAATAAAATTAGTGATGAGGATTGGTTGTCAATTTCTGATGAAATAATTACGAAGATCATTAAAGATTATCTTGACAAAGACCAAGTAGATTATATTCGTCTTCGATGGTTTTATCGGAGATTAACGCAAATAGGTCATCCTGGTGCCGTAGATATTTCAATTTCACTACAAGAAATTGAGAACTTAAGTCCTTGTCTTGCCAACATATGCGCTTATTTTACTTCTGTACAATCTATTGAAAAAAATAAATGGATTCAGATTGGAGAAAGATTATTATCTCTCTTAAATTCTGATGAAATTAAGAGCAATGAATATCTAAAACTTTCTCTTTTAAGCCTTTTCACTAAAAACAAATATATTAATCATTTCTCAAAATTAACTGAACAATACGCATCGAGTGACCCATTTGTAAGAAGAGAAATTCTACTAGCTGCGAAACAAAATCATGCTTTTGATTGGCTTCGAGATTACAAAGAAAATTATCAATTGATGGATCCTTGGCAAAAAAATGCTTATTTATACGCCATTTCTGGTTTACCACAAGATGAAAAAAAGTATTTTATAAACAATCTATGTACTTCGATCAGGCCCTTTGAAAAAATTCTAGCTAAATGGGTAAAGGGAAAGAATAATTCATGTTAA
- a CDS encoding DUF3177 family protein, whose product MEVDGIWLRLIWLDYRLAVIVSVFIPLVLIIWSAFKRVDAINRLLIIYWRVASLLVVTVYLLIPGWSLAFFTGFAARCLIPISLWFWVDLNDEIKDLPPSPLKLATTTWRWAITIFSCFAILVNIPFLSCGLNGIGGAESFCQVWLQPPLHYKAWFHANSNTGFLGFLGIVGLVAYVMYFLSFLIFRLGRQGRSALDH is encoded by the coding sequence ATGGAAGTAGACGGTATTTGGTTGCGGTTAATCTGGTTGGACTATCGCTTAGCGGTCATCGTTTCTGTGTTTATCCCCTTGGTGCTGATCATTTGGTCGGCATTTAAGCGGGTGGATGCCATCAATCGCTTGCTAATTATCTATTGGCGCGTGGCCAGCCTGTTGGTGGTAACGGTTTATCTCCTGATTCCCGGCTGGTCATTGGCTTTCTTCACTGGTTTTGCCGCCCGTTGTCTAATTCCCATTAGTTTATGGTTTTGGGTGGACCTCAATGATGAAATCAAAGATTTACCCCCTTCTCCTTTGAAATTGGCCACCACCACTTGGCGATGGGCCATCACTATTTTTTCCTGCTTTGCCATCTTGGTAAATATTCCTTTCCTCTCCTGTGGGCTGAATGGCATTGGTGGGGCAGAAAGTTTCTGTCAGGTTTGGCTCCAGCCCCCTCTCCATTACAAGGCTTGGTTCCACGCTAATTCCAACACCGGATTTCTCGGCTTTTTGGGCATTGTGGGCCTAGTGGCCTATGTGATGTATTTCCTCTCTTTCCTGATTTTTCGTTTGGGTCGTCAAGGGCGATCGGCTCTGGATCATTAA